The Impatiens glandulifera chromosome 3, dImpGla2.1, whole genome shotgun sequence genome contains a region encoding:
- the LOC124932171 gene encoding flavonol synthase/flavanone 3-hydroxylase-like isoform X1, translating into MGEVVDPSFIQSIEHRPNLAPIEAQGIPIIDLSPANSPTEALVAAIGEASEKWGFFQVINHGVPAETRRKLEWASREFFNLSKEEKLKVKRDELNPQGYYDAELTKNVRDWKEVFDFTTKEPTIIPNDSNFIHLVNRWPQQPPNFRKIFEEYAEEVEKLAYKLLELISLSLGLAKDRLNEFFSEKQTSYIRLNHYPPCPFPDQALGIGRHKDSGALTILAQDEVQGLEVKRKTDGEWIRVKSDVDAYIINIGDVLQVWSNHKYESVEHRVTVNTEKERFSMPFFFHPGHHVMVEPLDEMISEENPPKYKTYNWGKFFITRKRSNFIKLNVDNIQISQFKI; encoded by the exons ATGGGAGAAGTAGTTGATCCATCATTCATTCAATCAATCGAACACAGACCAAACCTCGCCCCAATCGAAGCCCAAGGCATACCCATCATCGATCTCTCTCCGGCGAATTCTCCGACCGAAGCTCTTGTGGCGGCGATCGGCGAAGCGAGTGAAAAGTGGGGATTTTTTCAGGTGATAAACCACGGTGTACCGGCGGAAACACGCAGAAAGCTTGAATGGGCATCGAGGGAATTCTTCAATCTATCGAAAGAGGAGAAATTGAAGGTGAAAAGAGACGAATTGAATCCTCAGGGGTATTACGATGCAGAGTTAACAAAGAATGTTAGAGATTGGAAAGAAGTGTTTGATTTCACTACCAAGGAACCAACCATCATCCCTAATGATTCTAATTTCATTCATCTTGTCAATCGTTGGCCTCAACAACCTCCCAATTTCag gaaaatatttgaagaatatGCAGAAGAAGTAGAGAAGTTAGCCTATAAACTATTGGAGCTAATTAGTTTGAGCTTGGGTTTGGCAAAAGATAGATTGAATGAATTCTTTAGCGAGAAACAGACAAGCTATATCAGGTTGAACCACTACCCTCCTTGTCCATTTCCCGACCAAGCTCTTGGCATAGGTCGACACAAGGATAGTGGAGCATTGACCATCCTTGCTCAAGATGAGGTCCAAGGATTGGAAGTCAAACGTAAGACCGACGGTGAGTGGATCCGTGTGAAGTCTGATGTGGATGCTTACATTATCAACATTGGTGATGTTCTTCAA GTTTGGAGCAACCACAAATACGAGAGTGTTGAACACAGGGTGACGGTAAACACGGAGAAGGAGAGGTTCTCAATGCCGTTTTTCTTCCATCCGGGACACCATGTAATGGTGGAACCACTAGATGAGATGATATCGGAAGAAAATCCTCCAAAGTACAAAACATATAATTGGGGAAAGTTCTTTATTACTCGAAAGAGGAGTAACTTCATTAAGCTTAATGTTGATAACATTCAAATttctcaatttaaaatttag
- the LOC124932171 gene encoding protein DMR6-LIKE OXYGENASE 2-like isoform X2, with protein MGEVVDPSFIQSIEHRPNLAPIEAQGIPIIDLSPANSPTEALVAAIGEASEKWGFFQVINHGVPAETRRKLEWASREFFNLSKEEKLKVKRDELNPQGYYDAELTKNVRDWKEVFDFTTKEPTIIPNDSNFIHLVNRWPQQPPNFRKIFEEYAEEVEKLAYKLLELISLSLGLAKDRLNEFFSEKQTSYIRLNHYPPCPFPDQALGIGRHKDSGALTILAQDEVQGLEVKRKTDGEWIRVKSDVDAYIINIGDVLQFCCLNECTYC; from the exons ATGGGAGAAGTAGTTGATCCATCATTCATTCAATCAATCGAACACAGACCAAACCTCGCCCCAATCGAAGCCCAAGGCATACCCATCATCGATCTCTCTCCGGCGAATTCTCCGACCGAAGCTCTTGTGGCGGCGATCGGCGAAGCGAGTGAAAAGTGGGGATTTTTTCAGGTGATAAACCACGGTGTACCGGCGGAAACACGCAGAAAGCTTGAATGGGCATCGAGGGAATTCTTCAATCTATCGAAAGAGGAGAAATTGAAGGTGAAAAGAGACGAATTGAATCCTCAGGGGTATTACGATGCAGAGTTAACAAAGAATGTTAGAGATTGGAAAGAAGTGTTTGATTTCACTACCAAGGAACCAACCATCATCCCTAATGATTCTAATTTCATTCATCTTGTCAATCGTTGGCCTCAACAACCTCCCAATTTCag gaaaatatttgaagaatatGCAGAAGAAGTAGAGAAGTTAGCCTATAAACTATTGGAGCTAATTAGTTTGAGCTTGGGTTTGGCAAAAGATAGATTGAATGAATTCTTTAGCGAGAAACAGACAAGCTATATCAGGTTGAACCACTACCCTCCTTGTCCATTTCCCGACCAAGCTCTTGGCATAGGTCGACACAAGGATAGTGGAGCATTGACCATCCTTGCTCAAGATGAGGTCCAAGGATTGGAAGTCAAACGTAAGACCGACGGTGAGTGGATCCGTGTGAAGTCTGATGTGGATGCTTACATTATCAACATTGGTGATGTTCTTCAA TTTTGTTGTCTAAATGAATGCACgtattgttga